A genomic stretch from Podospora pseudoanserina strain CBS 124.78 chromosome 3, whole genome shotgun sequence includes:
- a CDS encoding hypothetical protein (EggNog:ENOG503P0SS; COG:U) — protein MAIDWGTIKSLLIFFGPLLLPKAISYYRSIRAASQTHRLKIIPLSPSLTRAIAILSAVAATFLLRALPIFSPENIFAITQSRLQIPTEVLFNRLSSLRELHTLTPLDLALKEKFTSLESRLLYLQFGPDVLGNCPFCNSDDPTSYLYYAIPSILTPHVFNLVVITLVTSSLFSGEKAAGWRTPAAIASVVVAVLDLYLTSSFNHQSNSNKLRLQDLDLFFWSSRLMRLISLAMLDIFLALAIYLTGTNRAFVTPPSPAERIESVLKGLGNIKGKLNAAGVVKNTVTRDEGLRGRSNGYWAHEVRLTREMMEEEEVVRGMNDALENRLDVRSLERDAEEYTKGVLGGLMGFSSPTAASGGEAVPGTPTTTTSSTTAGGHVKEE, from the exons ATGGCCATAGACTGGGGGAC CATcaaatccctcctcatcttcttcggccccctcctcctgcccaaAGCAATATCCTACTACCGCTCCATCCGCGCcgcctcccaaacccaccgcCTCAAAatcatccccctctccccctccctcacccgcgccatcgccatcctctccgctGTGGCagccaccttcctcctccgcgccCTTCCAATCTTTTCCCCAGAAAACATCTTCGCCATCACCCAATCCCGCCTCCAGATCCCCACCGAAGTCTTGTTCAACCGATTGTCCTCCCTCAGGGAACTGCACACTCTCACCCCGCTAGACCTCGCCCTCAAAGAAAAATTCACCTCGCTCGAGTCAAGACTCTTGTACCTCCAGTTCGGACCGGATGTCCTAGGAAACTGCCCCTTTTGCAACAGCGACGATCCGACGAGTTATTTGTATTATGCCATCCCGAGTATTTTGACGCCCCATGTTTTTAATCTGGTGGTTATCACGCTGGTGACGTCGAGTTTGTTTTCGGGGGAAAAGGCGGCTGGTTGGCGGACCCCGGCGGCGATTGcgagtgtggtggtggcggtgctggATTTGTATTTGACGAGCAGTTTTAACCACCAGTCTAACTCGAACAAACTACGGCTGCAGGATCTggatttgtttttttggagTTCGAGGCTGATGAGACTTATTTCTCTTGCCATGTTGGATATATTTCTTGCGTTGGCGATATATCTTACTGGGACGAACAGGGCGTTTGTCACGCCGCCGTCACCGGCGGAGAGGATAGAGAGTGTcttgaaggggttggggaatATCAAGGGGAAACTGAAtgcggcgggggtggtgaagaatACGGTTACCAGGgatgaggggttgaggggaaGGAGTAATGGGTATTGGGCGcatgaggtgaggttgacgagggagatgatggaggaggaggaggtggtgagggggatgaaTGATGCGCTGGAGAATAGGCTGGATGTGAGAAGCTTGGAGAGGGATGCGGAGGAGTATACtaagggggttttgggggggttgatggggtttAGTAGTCCTACGGCGGCAAGTGGGGGTGAGGCGGTGCCGGGTACGCCAACTACTACGACGTCGTCGACGACAGCAGGTGGGCACGTTAAGGAGGAGTAG
- a CDS encoding hypothetical protein (BUSCO:EOG09263CUQ; COG:S; EggNog:ENOG503NYJB), whose translation MSSSSAPKGSSVQSTAPVPASTASSNTTPSRKNRNKKKKNTNNNNNNTNNGGKGSNGNNNSSSVAAQKQQREPPPGEKDGVESARSQEPETLNAPGSPLSPPPDKLEHTFPLADEALESVKPEDEPEKTVEPEEEPEPEQPEEEPPANGHADTNGYQHKPTEKTTTPPQPPSNTRLEATMSSSPDNSALQEEVEKLRQQLEAQSTEITQLKADLEESESAKDHAETQYQTLLGRVEKIKETLGERLKRDKAELEEAKDRVEELEAQNDQLTQQIESQREETEQLKQEVQEQGRELTSLRSRSNLSQQNWHREKDDLDRLVKKLREELESTATAMGEWEVIAMEERSQRELLAEKVSELEEELLSTKEGYERAVGDRDVQSQAVDRLQRALQEIQDARKKELRDIVEANEELVQFLKKRAQEAEQKANEAEAARETLSKELERTASFEKEVKEKNLLIGKLRHEAIVLNDHLTKALKYIKKTKPEEMIDKQLVTNHFLQFLTLDRSDPKRFQILQVMAGFLGWSEEQREKAGLSRPGASGGLRLPTSPFHRTPSSPALNSEFFADQNASLAGATPKERGESLSDLWASFLERSVDEAGVGGGGKGSRKDSASSAGTRPGV comes from the exons AtgtcctcttcttccgcgCCGAAGGGCAGCTCTGTCCAATCAACAGCACCAG TTCCCGCCTCGACCGCATCTTCAAACACCACTCCTAGTAGGAAGAACAGGaataagaagaagaaaaataccaacaacaataataataacaccaacaacggcgggAAGGGTAGCAACgggaacaacaacagcagcagcgtagCAGCGCAGAAGCAACAACGAGAGCCACCACCAGGAGAAAAGGATGGCGTTGAGAGCGCCCGGTCTCAAGAGCCAGAAACTCTG AATGCGCCAGGCAGCCCCTTGTCCCCGCCGCCAGATAAGCTCGAGCACACCTTTCCGCTAGCAGACGAGGCGCTCGAATCTGTGAAGCCAGAAGACGAACCCGAGAAAACAGTAGAGCCGGAGGAAGAGCCCGAGCCTGAACAGCCAGAGGAGGAACCCCCAGCCAACGGTCATGCCGACACAAACGGCTACCAACACAAACCAACAGAGAAAACGACGACGCCCCCGCAACCacccagcaacaccagacTGGAAGCTACCatgtcctcctcaccagaTAACTCGGCTCTCCAAGAAGAGGTAGAGAAGCTTCGCCAGCAATTGGAAGCTCAGTCAACAGAGATTACCCAGCTGAAAGCCGACCTCGAAGAATCCGAATCCGCCAAGGACCATGCGGAAACCCAATACCAGACCCTTCTCGGTCGCGTTGAGAAGATCAAAGAGACCCTCGGCGAGCGCCTCAAGCGCGACAAGGCCGAGCTGGAAGAGGCGAAGGACCGGGTGGAGGAATTAGAAGCGCAGAATGACCAGCTCACGCAACAGATCGAGTCCCaaagggaggagacggagcagCTGAAGCAAGAGGTTCAGGAACAAGGGCGGGAGTTGACAAGCCTGAGAAGCAGATCCAATCTGTCTCAACAAAATTGGCACAGGGAAAAAGATGACTTGGACAGGCTGGTCAAGAAGCTAAGAGAAGAACTGGAAAGCACAGCCACCGCGATGGGAGAATGGGAGGTCATCGCCATGGAAGAACGCTCCCAAAGAGAACTCCTCGCCGAGAAAGTCTCCGAGTTGGAAGAGGAATTGCTCTCCACAAAAGAAGGCTACGAAAGAGCCGTCGGGGACCGAGACGTCCAAAGCCAAGCGGTGGATAGACTTCAGCGAGCCCTCCAAGAGATCCAAGACGCTCGCAAGAAGGAACTCCGGGACATTGTCGAAGCAAATGAAGAGCTCGTCCAATTCCTCAAGAAGCGAGCTCAGGAAGCCGAGCAAAAAGCCAACGAGGCCGAAGCAGCCAGGGAAACCCTCTCCAAGGAACTCGAACGGACCGCCTCCTTTGaaaaggaggtcaaggaaaaGAACCTTCTCATTGGCAAACTTCGTCACGAAGCCATCGTTCTAAACGACCACCTGACCAAGGCACTGAAGTACATCAAGAAGACGAAGCCAGAGGAGATGATCGACAA ACAACTAGTAACAAACCACTTCCTCCAattcctcaccctcgaccGCTCAGACCCCAAACGCTTCCAGATCCTGCAGGTCATGGCCGGCTTTCTCGGGTGGAGCGAGGAACAGCGCGAAAAAGCCGGTCTCTCCCGCCCTGGCGCTTCAGGAGGTTTGCGCCTTCCCACCTCACCGTTCCATCGCACGCCTAGTTCGCCGGCGTTGAACAGCGAGTTTTTTGCTGACCAGAACGCTTCGCTTGCGGGGGCGACACccaaagaaagaggggagAGCTTGAGCGACCTTTGGGCGAGCTTTTTGGAGAGGAGCGTGGATGAGGCGGGtgtgggtgggggaggcAAGGGGTCGAGGAAGGATAGTGCTAGTAGTGCGGGGACGAGGCCGGGTGTCTGA
- the NOP15 gene encoding nucleolar protein (BUSCO:EOG09264T8I; COG:A; EggNog:ENOG503P21Q) gives MARTVNGSGRKAKASATEKKAANGTPKAEKRKATEDASPVVIKKQKPAKDVVAEEAPKKSALKEKKPTKEEKPTKKAKKVEEPVEEETVNFKEEDEEVDLETQALVEALDSDNEEEQPTRISETFQKGQDVGKIPKSKKAKKEKKEKETPVSSGNPGVVYLGRIPHGFYEHELRAYFGQFGDITKLRVVRNKKTGASRHRAFIEFAEAEVADIAARTMDKYLLFGHILTAKVVPPEQVHPDLFKGANRRFKVVPWNKMAGNQLERPLSESQWQAKITKEEQRRLARAEKLKDLMDYEFDIPQLKAPEAKPQLENGTAEEEAPKEIEAPPALEEKVEKKIEEKIEEVVETVVETKVTKVKKTKAAKEPKEDTPRKGTRSSTRNKKTKP, from the exons ATGGCCAGAACAGTCAACGGTTCAGGCCGTAAGGCGAAGG CTTCTGCcacggagaagaaggccgccaaCGGAACccccaaggccgagaagcgcAAGG CTACTGAGGATGCGTCCCCCGtcgtcatcaagaagcagaagcccGCCAAGGACGTtgtcgccgaggaggccCCCAAGAAGTCGGcgctgaaggagaagaagccaacaaaggaggagaagcccaccaagaaggccaagaaggtcgAGGAACCAGTCGAGGAAGAGACTGTGAACTttaaggaggaggacgaggaggtcgacCTTGAGACCCAAGCCCTAGTTGAGGCCCTTGACAGCGACAACGAGGAGGAACAGCCAACGCGGATCAGCGAGACCTTCCAGAAGGGTCAGGATGTCGGCAAGATccccaagtccaagaaggcgaagaaggagaagaaggaaaaggagacaCCAGTCAGCAGTGGAAACCCCGGCGTCGTTTACCTCGGACGCATCCCCCACGGTTTCTACGAGCACGAGCTCCGGGCGTACTTCGGTCAGTTCGGCGATATCACCAAGTTGAGAGTTGTGCGCAACAAGAAGACAGGCGCCAGCCGTCATCGTGCCTTCATTGAGTTTGCGGAGGCTGAGGTGGCCGATATCGCAGCGCGCACCATGGACAAGTACCTTCTCTTCGGCCACATTCTTACCGCCAAGGTTGTGCCGCCTGAGCAGGTGCACCCTGACCTCTTCAAGGGCGCCAACCGCCGCTTCAAGGTCGTCCCCTGGAACAAAATGGCCGGCAACCAGCTCGAAAGACCGCTTTCCGAGTCGCAATGGCAGGCCAAGATCacaaaggaggagcagagacGGCTTGCGCGGGctgagaagctcaaggatCTTATGGACTACGAGTTTGACATCCCTCAGCTCAAAGCTCCCGAGGCCAAGCCACAACTGGAGAACGGaaccgccgaggaggaggctccTAAGGAGATCGAGGCCCCTCCCGCCCTCGAGGAAaaggttgagaagaagattgaggagaagattgaagaggttgttgagacggTTGTCGAGACCAAGGTGACCAAGGTCAAAAAGACtaaggctgccaaggagcCCAAGGAGGACACACCCAGAAAGGGGACAAGGAGCAGCACGAGGAACAAGAAGACGAAGCCATGA
- a CDS encoding hypothetical protein (EggNog:ENOG503P9T7), with the protein MGKRQLSPMGLQARQEGEGSQLLPAMCFSLCDSAYMEAQRLGKTAELCSKDAAFLSIFGNCTACIKDNSNDTKYSEIEKGYIKPNFQPWLDYCEVLPAIPISATSGPTKMIEFPADYFDTVIKTYWKQTLLGPNSITSFLETVTQILPNLKSFNLTDPQETTSTTFSNATTTSLSSSTSTSATATQSVSELELDQSGTPTTLNRSSLIGVIVGSVIGGLLLLGAIAFMIRRRRKKELIPRTEDANDGKDAVWGKAQLHGDSIPVKPKTSLQELPNSWLRELPDSGFRELPLGSDSTELPISPMSKELQGSQNLPRYELDGGGTHFEKREGGGRGEML; encoded by the exons ATGGGAAAACGACAGCTATCGCCTATGGGCTTACAAGCACGGcaagagggtgagggatcTCAGTTGCTGCCAGCTATGTGCTTCTCTCTCTGCG ATAGCGCATATATGGAAGCCCAAAGGCTCGGCAAAACTGCAGAACTGTGTTCAAAAGACGCAGCCTTTCTTTCAATCTTCGGGAATTGTACCGCTTGTATCAAGGATAACTCGAACGACACCAAGTATTCAGAGATCGAGAAGGGTTACATCAAGCCAAACTTTCAACCATGGCTGGACTACTGCGAAGTCTTGCCGGCGATTCCGATATCAGCTACCAGTGGACCGACCAAGATGATTGAGTTTCCCGCCGATTACTTTGACACTGTAATAAAGACCTACTGGAAACAAACATTACTGGGCCCGAATAGCATCACTTCGTTTTTGGAGACAGTCACACAGATTCTACCCAATCTGAAGTCCTTCAACCTTACTGATCCCCAGGAAACAACTTCGACCACTTTTAGCAATGCTACCACTACGAGTCTATCTTCAT CTACTAGCACCTCCGCAACTGCCACACAGTCAG TCTCAGAACTCGAGCTCGACCAATCCGGAACCCCAACTACACTAAACAGAAGCTCCCTCATCGGTGTGATAGTAGGCTCAGTAATAGGCggactcctcctcttgggtGCCATTGCCTTCATGATACGACGCCGGCGGAAAAAAGAACTCATTCCTCGAACCGAAGACGCAAACGACGGGAAGGATGCGGTCTGGGGAAAGGCACAGCTACATGGCGACTCTATACCCGTCAAACCAAAAACATCCCTGCAAGAGCTGCCAAATTCTTGGCTTCGAGAGCTACCGGACTCAGGTTTCCGGGAGCTTCCACTTGGTTCTGACTCGACAGAGCTTCCTATATCGCCCATGTCGAAGGAGCTTCAGGGAAGTCAGAACCTTCCGAGGTATGAattggatggtggtggtactcATTtcgagaagagggaggggggtgggagaggtgaaATGCTTTGA